In the genome of Pontibacillus halophilus JSM 076056 = DSM 19796, one region contains:
- a CDS encoding LiaI-LiaF-like domain-containing protein gives MRKQNTFGGFLLLGIGLYFLMRQLQLPIITHFYSWPTLVIIIGIAFLIQSYSSKQYENLFPGVVLLGLGIHFHGMNVYSFWIQHWGVYPFIISIAFLVRYTKTKSGFIPGLFLLILSMFALFSTSKPEWFQWIDKGVSVVQQFWPVILIGLGCYLLFFKKK, from the coding sequence GTGCGAAAACAAAACACGTTTGGTGGCTTCTTGCTTCTAGGAATTGGTCTATATTTTCTTATGCGTCAGTTACAACTCCCCATTATCACGCACTTTTACTCTTGGCCCACCCTGGTTATTATTATAGGCATTGCCTTCTTGATTCAGAGCTATTCTTCCAAGCAGTATGAGAACCTGTTTCCAGGTGTGGTGCTTCTAGGATTAGGCATTCACTTTCATGGTATGAACGTTTATTCGTTTTGGATTCAACATTGGGGCGTTTACCCATTTATTATTAGTATCGCTTTTCTCGTGAGGTATACAAAGACGAAATCTGGATTCATTCCAGGTCTCTTTCTACTCATTCTATCCATGTTCGCCTTATTCTCTACAAGTAAGCCCGAATGGTTCCAATGGATCGATAAAGGCGTTAGCGTGGTACAACAATTCTGGCCCGTCATCTTAATTGGTTTAGGTTGTTATTTGTTATTCTTCAAGAAAAAGTGA
- the hemA gene encoding glutamyl-tRNA reductase — protein MHVLVVGVNYKTAPVEIREKLTFSEERLVDAMSSLNEQKSVLENVIISTCNRTEIYAVVDQLHTGRYYIKQFLANWFNVDKDEFTPFLSIYENDGAMEHLFRVISGLDSMVLGETQILGQMKQSFLKAQESNTTGTMFNQLFKQAVTLAKRGHKETEIGENAVSVSYAAVELSKKIFGDLSNKHVVIYGAGKMGELAAQNLHGSGVKHVTVVNRTLSKAVQLAEKFQGTPRTTEELPSVLESADILISSTGADDYVITKDQLASVTKKRKGRPLFLVDIAVPRDLDPAIDDLESVFLYDIDDLQGIVDANLAARQEAAEQVEIMIEAEIVSFKEWLQTIGVVPVISALRNKALSIQSETMKSIERKMPDLTDRERKVLSKHTKSIINQMLKEPIQQAKEMASHDQSELQLELFQKIFGIEDQVQDEIQRQEAKNKEAVLEDDGKPTFQVNLVNS, from the coding sequence ATGCATGTATTAGTAGTCGGCGTAAATTATAAGACCGCCCCTGTTGAGATAAGAGAAAAGCTTACCTTTTCTGAGGAACGTCTTGTTGACGCCATGTCATCACTGAATGAACAGAAAAGTGTGCTTGAGAACGTGATTATCTCTACATGCAATCGTACGGAAATTTATGCGGTCGTAGACCAACTGCATACTGGACGTTATTATATAAAACAATTTTTAGCCAACTGGTTTAATGTTGATAAGGACGAGTTTACTCCATTCTTATCCATCTATGAGAATGATGGAGCGATGGAGCATTTGTTCCGCGTAATTTCAGGATTAGATTCTATGGTTCTTGGAGAAACACAAATCCTAGGACAAATGAAACAGTCCTTCTTAAAGGCACAAGAATCGAATACAACAGGTACCATGTTTAACCAACTATTTAAACAAGCGGTAACGTTGGCTAAACGAGGTCATAAAGAAACTGAAATTGGAGAAAATGCCGTTTCAGTAAGTTATGCTGCGGTAGAACTCTCTAAGAAAATATTCGGAGACTTATCCAATAAGCATGTTGTAATTTATGGTGCTGGTAAAATGGGTGAATTAGCTGCCCAGAATTTACACGGTTCCGGTGTGAAACATGTCACGGTTGTAAACCGTACCCTTTCTAAAGCCGTACAATTAGCGGAGAAGTTCCAAGGCACACCAAGAACAACTGAAGAATTACCATCTGTATTAGAAAGTGCAGACATTTTAATCAGTTCAACAGGAGCCGATGACTATGTGATAACGAAAGACCAGCTTGCGTCTGTAACGAAGAAGCGTAAAGGTCGTCCGTTGTTCTTAGTAGATATTGCTGTGCCACGTGATTTAGACCCCGCGATTGATGATTTAGAAAGTGTCTTTCTATATGACATAGACGACCTTCAAGGCATTGTAGATGCGAATCTTGCTGCACGCCAGGAAGCGGCAGAACAAGTAGAAATTATGATTGAAGCAGAGATTGTATCTTTCAAAGAATGGCTTCAAACCATTGGAGTTGTTCCTGTCATTTCGGCTCTTCGTAACAAAGCCTTGTCTATTCAGTCTGAAACGATGAAGAGCATTGAGCGAAAGATGCCAGATTTAACAGACCGTGAACGTAAAGTGTTGAGTAAACACACAAAGAGTATTATCAATCAAATGTTGAAAGAGCCTATTCAACAGGCCAAAGAAATGGCAAGCCACGACCAGTCTGAACTACAGCTTGAATTGTTCCAGAAGATTTTTGGTATTGAAGACCAAGTTCAAGATGAAATTCAAAGACAAGAGGCGAAGAATAAAGAAGCCGTCTTAGAAGACGATGGGAAACCGACCTTTCAAGTTAACTTAGTAAATTCATGA